From the genome of Cryptococcus neoformans var. grubii H99 chromosome 11, complete sequence:
AATTCAAATTGAGCGCAATGTTCATGACAGTTACGCCCCGGACGCATTGGGACTTACCCTTGGTCATAAAACTCAAGATGGCGACAATGTTAACAACAACTGATCCCTCTTTGTACTTGATGTCACGATAAGTACCGTTCCTCGAAAACTTGACTTGCAGCCTTGAGACAgtttgggagaagaggagggtCAAGGATCCATAATCGATATGAACCCAGGATCAGAGGTTGTTACATTTGACATCATCCTCTGGAGAGCGCAGATGATATTGCATCTACAAAAGCTAGTCAGTCGGGATTCGACAGACAGGGTAGAAGCAGTGCACACTGCGAAGATGGTCTTGAGAGGGTTTGCTATGCTAATATCTCTCTACAAAGTAATTTTCTGGAAGCTTCATAACAAGGGCGAAAAGCACAAGAACAGGTTTGGCAATCTGGTGCCAACCCTTGCGATGGAAGTCCGCGATCACTGTCTCGTGggctttgaagatgtcGTGGAGCGGGGAATCCTTGTAGTCACCAGTATATTTGGGAAAGTTGACCAACTCGATGTTGTCAGAACATCAGTGTCGACGATTGTTTCTCTCATAGGGCTGTGACGATATCTTGTTAGAAGGTTTCCATGTCTAATGAAGCAGATGATATGGCTCACAGCTCGGTAACTAAGATAGCCACCATTCTTTACTTCGATGGGGTTTGATTTCCTTTCCTCGATGGGAAGACTGAAAAGTGAGCAATAGCAAACTAATGCTCAATTAAACGCCCACATTTGTCACAGACTGGAAGCCAAGGTCGTCAACCTCGAGAGCATGCTTAACGCGCTCAACGAGCTGAGCCCTGCCTTTGGAGTCATAGAAGAGATCAAGACAGTCTAAGTCCTCGGTGGTAGGGGCAAGACGATCAAAAGGCGGGATGGGATAAGGTTTATTGGCGATGGGCATGTTCGCGAATATTTCTTAAGACGATGGGGCAGCCTAGGGGGAGAGCGTGTCATGGTTATATGGGACGCATCGCCTTGATTGAGGAAAGATTGATCGCATCTTTGACGTATGAGGAGATCTTGTGCTCCGGCTTCCGATCATTGGAAAGAATACGAAATAATACGAGCAAAGCGAAGAGCGAGCAAAGACTAAGACCGACATTGTGGGGACTGGAAAGGTCCGTCGGTCGGAGACCGGATATCTGGAGCTCCGTCGGAATAGTGCAATCGGCTCGCGAATCTTTATTTTAAGAATGACATTGCGTGCTCAAGAGTCTTCTTTGttattcttcttttttttggtctTCACCAGATTATATCACAGTTGTGACCTTCATCAGTATTATTGCTGTAGCACAGAGCCTTTGATCACCGACTCTCTGGCCAGACGCAGCGGTTATCACACTTTTCCACCAGGTGGACAGCCCTGATAGCCTAGTCGTCGCGAATTCATTTGCTGTCGTGCCCTTCGCCTCTCCCAACGCCACTGACCAACCTGCCTTATAATCCGCCCACAGGAACGACTGCCAACAGCTTTGCCACCAAGTAGCCCAATTTCAAGCAGATCAAATATGTCCGATCATCAACAAatgacagaagaagagatcgcTCTCGAGCGTAAGGTCGTGAGAAAAGTTGACGCGATTCTTTTGCCTATTATGCTCGTTAGCTACGGCTTGCAATACTATGACAAAAGCGTATTAGGAACAGCCGCTGTATATGGGATAATAAAAGATTTGGTAAGCTCGAATGGAAACACTGTTGACAGCATGGCATTGACATCTAAGTTGGCAGGATCTCCAAACGACCGTCAACGGTGTGGTATCTACCACTAGATATAGTACAGCCACTGCCGCATTCTATTATGGCTACATCGTTGGTGTGAGCTCATCTTCCCGTCAAGCTTGGCGACACTGGGCAATCACTGACTTCCATCCCAGGTCCTTCCCATTGCCTTTGTCTTCACTCGTCTGCCTCTAGCAAAGGCTACCGCCTTCTTCGTTATTATTTGGGGTCTGGTCTGTCTTCTTACAGTCGTTTGCACAAACTATGCAGGCTTCACCGCCCAGCGTGTGGTACTGGGTATCTGCGAATCGGCGGTCTCTCCTGCTTTTGTTGCTATTTGTGCTTTGTGGTGGAAGCCCCAAGAGCAGGCGAAGAGGATCGGGTTCTTCTACTCTGCGACAGGAGTGAGTGctgtttttcttttgctttACTTGATCCGAATTGACCGTCCCTGCACTCGTATCAGGTATTCTCAATGTTCTCCTCTCTAGTGAACATTGGTTTAGGGAAAACTGGTGGCACTCACCCTTGGAAATCCATGTATTATTTCGTCGGGTTCGTCGGTCATCCAGCTCTCATCCATTTGGGCAAAGAGCTCTAACCTTATCCACAGAGCTCTTACAATTTTCTGGGGCTTTCTCATTCTTCTGATTCTCCCCGATCACCCTCTTCGTCCTGGGCGATGGTTCACCGCGGAAGAGCGTACTGTCCTTGCTCGCCGCTTTGCTCAAAATCAAGCTGGGGCCAGTCAACAGCCCATCAAGCCCTACCAGATCCTTGAAGCCGTCTTGGATATCAAGACGTGGTTATACCTTCTTATGGCCGCCTCTATCTATATCTGTAATGGTTCTGTTACCGCCTTTGGCGCAAAGATCATCACTGGATTAGGTTACACCAGTTTGCAGGCGACAGCGTTGTTGGTACCCGGCGGAGCGATGACTGTGATCACCATTGCCATCTTCAGTTACTTGGCCGACAAATATACCAATATCAGAACATTGGTTAGTTAATTAATGTCCATGTCCTTTCAAACTGTCTGACACTGTTCTATAGCTGTTGCCCATTAGCTGTATCCCTGTCGTCGTTGGTGCAATCGTCATGTGAGCTACTTTTATCTGTCCTTATGATCTCCGTGGAGCTGCCAATGCTGATATTGCGTAAAGCTGGACCGCCCCTTGGAAGCCAACAGCAGGTCCCCTTATTGGCTACTACTTGGTTGCCAGCTTCGGTGCCCCTTACGTCGTAcgttcttttctcttaacgtatcttgctcttgcttACCTCAATCCGGCCGTCTTAGCTTCTTCTCACTCTTGCTTCCGCTAACACAGCTGGCGCGACCAAAAAAGCTGTCACTACtggcttcatcttcatcggcTACAACGCCGGTAACATTGCGGCTGCTTACCTTGTTTTCGCCAAAGAGGCTACCATCAAGTACCGCTCGACATGGATCTCTGTGATTGTCGGGATGGCGTTTGCTTCGGCGGCGAGTTTGATGCTGAGGTGGTTGTATGTGAGGGAGAATAGGAAGAGGGATAAAGAAGAGTTGTCAAAGGAGCAGAGTGGTGAATCGACGGAAccggatgaagagaaaggtgCTCTAAGGCGATCGGTCGACTCACTTGATGGTCTTGCCACATTAATAGTCCCAGATAAGTCGGACAAGAAGACACCTGGTTTCCGCTATACTCTTTGATTGTGGTTGGAGATTGCTTAATTCAGAATTTATAATTTATTTGTTTTTCCTTTCAATTTGGGTGCTTTTGTTAGATTATGTATGGCTTACGTGAACCCAGCGATGTTTATAAGACCAAACTGCAATTAACATGGTGGTGACGGCAAAGTAGATATCAACCCAAGTTAAGCTACATGAATAAtgggatgacgaggataGAAGAGAATCCTCGACGTCGTCATTCCCCCATCACGACGATTTGCTGGGAGCCTTTCTATTTTCTGATTTGGTCCACGTTTCATCCTAACCGCTCACGGTATAGCCCTCCTGCCACCACATCAACCTTCAGTGGCTTACACTTCCCGCTACAACATTAGACAAGTCTTCCATGTGTTTCAGGAGGCCCTCCACCAATATGGAATAGCAAATGATTTGATCCATGTTGCTGTGATCATAACAATGCGAATATCTCCATGTGAGACACCTGAAAGTGAAAGCATCTTGTATGCCCCGGCTGGGGGGGGGGGTAAAAATCAGGAGTCCACAATTTTATTGGTGTGGGGACCCGCAAGCCACATGAGCGGAACCTGTTGCGCTCTTTCGGACTACTCTTTGCGGACTGCGATTGCGATTCGCCAAAAACGAAGGTCGCGCGGCATTGAATCATATTTTTCTGTTCCATATCAAGAATGTCGATCTCCCGCCGAGTTTGACATACTATTCGATTTTCATCAATTCGAAGGACAAGAATCTCATATCGTCGGCCACATTCGACGTACATTGGTGCTTCGGCGATGGAAGGGACCGAGACATGCAATGCTTTCTAGTATACTAGGCGGCGCAAAAACAGCCATAAGTCTTACAGCCAGCAACATACATATGAATTTTTTTGAGATTGCGGAACGGCAAACAGTTATTTGACCAAGGAGCTTAACCTATTATATCGGCCGCTTCCCCGGTCCGGTGTTCACGCCTATCTAAAGTTCACCAGGTACCAGGCAAAGGTGTGAGCGGACGCGGACCACCCTTCTCCCTTCGGACTGGATGTCGGCGGATTCCGTCAATAAGTAAGCGGAAAACAGTGCGCTCTACCTTCATACTTATTGCTCGTGAGCAAGGAGGGTTAGCCAACATGCCCCCGACTTTGACGCCTAGCCCTCCATCATACACCCCATAAAACTGCTCTCACAAACATGTTCTCCATCGATTACAGTGGCAAGATTGTCTTTATCACCGGCGGCGGCCGCGGTATTGGTCTCGCCTTGACGGAGGCTTTCGCGGAAGGTAAGTCAGCAGCGCCCCATACCTAGTGCTCTAACGCTCAAACAAAACAGCCGGTGCGACTATTGTTATTACCTACAACTCCCGAGACCCGTCGGAGTACGTTCAGGCTGTCTCAAAAAAGTTCGGCGTTCCCATCCATGTCTACCATTGTCCCGCCGAGGATTCCAAGCGCATCGATGAAGTGATTGAGCTTGCGAGCGGTGAAGTGGGAGAGGTGGGCATTGTGATTGCTAATGCCGGCATGAGTCAATGGGTCGAAATGATCGACATGAAGGATGGTGAGTGATGATTATTGCAGTAAAAGCCCACGATTAACGCTCCTCGAAGCCGATTTGCACAAGATGTTTGACGTCAACCTCGTTGCCCCTTTGTTCCTCGCTCGTGCATTCACTAGACATTGGCTCGGTCTTCCGGCCACCATTTCCGAGAATAAGGCTGCCCAAGGGTCCAGGAAAGATGgtgtcaagctcaacaaaCGGATCGTCTTTATTGCATCCATTAGCGGTCTCGTCAACATGTCCCCTCAGCACCAAGTAGCCTACAATGCTTCCAAGGCTGGCCTCGCCATGGCTTCCAAGGTAAATATATGGCTCTTTCCAATCTGCTGGGGCGCTGACCCCTTGTAGTCTTTAGCCGGAGAATGGGCGAAATACGGTATCATTGTCAACAGTATCTCGCCCGGCTATGTCTCAACTGATATGATCAAGAACCCGCCTCCTGGCGAAGGGGAGCGCTGGGTTGCCAAGTGGAACGAGATGACCCCTGTCGGTCGCTTCGCGGATCCCAAGGAAATTGGTGACACTTTGGTACTCTTATGCTCAGATAAGGCTTCGACTTTTATGACTGGACATGACCTTGTGATTGATGGAGGTAGGTCAATTGAACTGGCCATCGTCGACTTCGCTCATTGACTTCCCAGGTTACACTACCTATTAACCAAGAAACATGGAGGACCATATCAGATTATGAAGGCTTCAGGGTTAGAACTGAACATAAGAGTGAAAATACAAATACAGTAGCccgggagagggagagggagagggagagcaAAAGGCAAGAGAAAGATCCAACAGATCGATCTTTGTTGAGTTTCGAATTCACATTGAGATTATCTTATCATTACTACTGGCATGAATCTTCTATCCCTGGTCACCAAATGATGTCTTCCTACCCACATTTAATGCTCTATTCTGCCGAAATTTTAGAACACTGCGGCTTGGTAAATCCGTATTCCGACTTATTTCCAGCTCGAGTCTGTTTGCCGTTGTTGAGCAGGCTCCGCGATGGTGAAATAAATACATCTTGAGATCATAATCCACTGAACCAAATTTGCCCCTTCTACTAGCGATTAATGATGCTAATTTAGAAAATATTGACCATGCAAACTGTTCTTAATATAAGTATTCTCCTGCATACGTAAATAAACGACgaaaatgatgacgacgataGGAGAATGTTGGATAGGAGCGGCAAACGCCATCAGGACCTTCTCATTCAGGGAGGGCTCGGTGTTTTTGGCTTCATTAATTATTCGGTTCAGATGTGCTGACGCACTCTATTCGCAAAATCAGATATTTTGAGAACAGTTCGGAGAATCTGGGGTAACAATTCTTTAATGGGGGATTTTATACGGGGGAATGGGCTCTCTGCACTTGTGGTTTACGGCCGTAATTCTGGGCGTGGGCCAAGAAAGGCGACAGACTATCCTATCCGAGGAACGACCACTAAATAGCACGTAGAAGTTTGAGAATGAACAGATGTCGCGATTCTGCATGTTTTCTACTATCACTCCTTGCTCACAAGTCATACAAGCTGGTTTCTCCAATAGCCTACAGGCTGCAGATCATTCTACATCCTTGCCGTGCCGCTCTCCGTGGAGCTCGTTGTTGAGCCGCAGTGCATAATGTCGTCTTCGGGGGAGCCATCCGAGACGAGACAACGACTGGATCGCATTCGGCGCCGCTCAACTTCATCCGACCGCTCCGCCCCCGCTCAGAATGGCAAAAAAGGTAAAGCTGCGGAAGAGAGTACCCAAAACAACGGGAAGAATAATGAGGATGGTTGCCGACCCAATGAGGATCCAATTGCCTCGGGTAGATCAGTAAGCTTGGTGTTAGAACGACGGATATCAGGAAGTACTGACAGATTTTTCGCTCCCTGAAGTGCAAGGAATGTCGTAGGTTGAAGCGAAAGGTATGTGACGGAGAGCTCCATAAGACATACCCCTCACAAGTGTGCAGTGTGACCGTCAACTACCTTGCAGCGTATGCACACGATTCGGAAAAAAGTGCGCATATGCAGCCGAACCTCTCCGTAAAAACCAGGAGCAAGTCATCATACTATATTCATATCGTGCTTTACTAACTCTTGTACGTTTCGCGTCGGCAATCTTGCTcatttctccatctcctccggCAGATATATCATGGAGCTGGAACGAAAAGTCGGCTATCTCCAACACCTGCTGGAGACAAGCCATTCCAGTCAGGGAGGTGGGCCTCCACCAGCCAGGCCAGATCAAGGGCTTAATGTTGGCTCCCCAACCTCACAATCCCAGTCGCTTCATTCGGAAGAACATGTGAGGACTTACTACACGTTCAAGTTTCGATTTCTAATGCGATTGTCCAGGTTGTTTCGATGCGGCAACCTCCCTTGCTTCCATCTCAATATCAACCATCCCCTGCCCCTACAAGAGTCCCAATGCGGCCTTCTTTGCTTGCCGGCCAAACAAACTTATCTCCAGCTAGGACACCAGAGACGCGCAGTTTTACCCCCTCACACGTCCCTTCATATGAACTTCCGACCCCTCCCGGCGGCGGCGCCAGCACAAGCAGTGCTGTTTCTGCTATGAGACCGGGGTCAATGCCCATTACACACAATGCAGCGCGCCCACTTATCAACGAAGCTGAGAATCCAAACATCTCTTCGTCCAATGCAGTGGGTCCATCCCATTCGATGGGGGCAATCCCCGTGGACTTCAAATACGACCTTCCGCCAGCTAGCGAGGTCCTAGAAAGGCAACCCAGCAGTGTGTCTGGCTATGAATGGAATGAGAGATGGGCGACTAAAGGCCTCGGAGGAAACGATGGCTATGCCTCTTTGTCGATAGAACCAGATGGGCAAGGCTATCTAGGTACGTGACTCCCAACAACTCATTCCTATATTCATCGCCGGCCATCATGTCTACAGTTGTATCTCCACTTACACTAGAAAATTTTCAGGATTCGCTTCAGGATCAACGCTGTTACGCATCCTGCAATTGTGTGCAGGGTCAGTTTCTCTTGCATCACTGGAGTCAAACCTTTCAGCGGCTCCGCCACCACCTCGACCCCAAGGGTGGACTCCTACAATGTCGGAAACTGTATCTTGCGTAGATGCGTATTTTGAGCATTATCATCCTCAATATCCGCTGCTGCATGAGCCCACGTTTAGAGCGCAATGGAATGACCTGGTACCCCAGCCATTAGCGAGCGAGTAAGTGCTCGAGCAGATTAATTTCAAAATGATATTGACATCTTTATAGATGGGATTTTCTTTTAAACATTGTTCTCGCTATCGGTGCGTTTTGTGTCTCTCGTCCAACATACGTCATCGACTATTTCCTCGAAGCCGCCATATCACAACTCTCTGTCGAATatttggaaaaaggcagTTTGACATTGGTTCAAGCCTTCTGTTTGTTAAGTAACATTTCGCAAAAACGTAACAAGCCGAATTCAGGTTCAGTGTATATGGGTAAGTGCATGTATTACGTGATTGATTTGCGAAATTGACTTGTTAAAGGTATC
Proteins encoded in this window:
- a CDS encoding 2,4-dienoyl-CoA reductase codes for the protein MFSIDYSGKIVFITGGGRGIGLALTEAFAEAGATIVITYNSRDPSEYVQAVSKKFGVPIHVYHCPAEDSKRIDEVIELASGEVGEVGIVIANAGMSQWVEMIDMKDADLHKMFDVNLVAPLFLARAFTRHWLGLPATISENKAAQGSRKDGVKLNKRIVFIASISGLVNMSPQHQVAYNASKAGLAMASKSLAGEWAKYGIIVNSISPGYVSTDMIKNPPPGEGERWVAKWNEMTPVGRFADPKEIGDTLVLLCSDKASTFMTGHDLVIDGGYTTY
- a CDS encoding nuclear protein, with amino-acid sequence MSSSGEPSETRQRLDRIRRRSTSSDRSAPAQNGKKGKAAEESTQNNGKNNEDGCRPNEDPIASGRSCKECRRLKRKCDRQLPCSVCTRFGKKCAYAAEPLRKNQEYIMELERKVGYLQHLLETSHSSQGGGPPPARPDQGLNVGSPTSQSQSLHSEEHVVSMRQPPLLPSQYQPSPAPTRVPMRPSLLAGQTNLSPARTPETRSFTPSHVPSYELPTPPGGGASTSSAVSAMRPGSMPITHNAARPLINEAENPNISSSNAVGPSHSMGAIPVDFKYDLPPASEVLERQPSSVSGYEWNERWATKGLGGNDGYASLSIEPDGQGYLGFASGSTLLRILQLCAGSVSLASLESNLSAAPPPPRPQGWTPTMSETVSCVDAYFEHYHPQYPLLHEPTFRAQWNDLVPQPLASEWDFLLNIVLAIGAFCVSRPTYVIDYFLEAAISQLSVEYLEKGSLTLVQAFCLLSNISQKRNKPNSGSVYMGIALRLAIGLGLHRELPFWNISPFDREVRRRTWWVVVSFDSGSTITFGRPILEPHYPAESDVYMVHNVHDRAFTPAARLPPVEVNEPTIYTALINQASFHASTNRIYTRVMSSPAPSATETLALDSDLLGWYATVPEHLHPQNEPVSPHWLDFAQYKMFWRYCNLRIILHRRAFLERALKALPLWVTDEDIEGDDNTVAEIKCTRLCQYNASDTIHSMSRFFSMRQRMSRLESWYGLHFLFHASFIPLIALHVDPNSPRRPVWEEEVSLARKILVSLKDDPLVERCLLIIDALVPHTSSTPIGPGQMGFQDTSTMLYEMLQSNPTWQNSLDVPDDDLAPNLLPVADLATLSSLWPDRSS
- a CDS encoding allantoate permease; amino-acid sequence: MSDHQQMTEEEIALERKVVRKVDAILLPIMLVSYGLQYYDKSVLGTAAVYGIIKDLDLQTTVNGVVSTTRYSTATAAFYYGYIVGVLPIAFVFTRLPLAKATAFFVIIWGLVCLLTVVCTNYAGFTAQRVVLGICESAVSPAFVAICALWWKPQEQAKRIGFFYSATGVFSMFSSLVNIGLGKTGGTHPWKSMYYFVGALTIFWGFLILLILPDHPLRPGRWFTAEERTVLARRFAQNQAGASQQPIKPYQILEAVLDIKTWLYLLMAASIYICNGSVTAFGAKIITGLGYTSLQATALLVPGGAMTVITIAIFSYLADKYTNIRTLLLPISCIPVVVGAIVIWTAPWKPTAGPLIGYYLVASFGAPYVLLLTLASANTAGATKKAVTTGFIFIGYNAGNIAAAYLVFAKEATIKYRSTWISVIVGMAFASAASLMLRWLYVRENRKRDKEELSKEQSGESTEPDEEKGALRRSVDSLDGLATLIVPDKSDKKTPGFRYTL